The Ruania halotolerans genome contains the following window.
CCATCGATTCCGGGATGCCGTAGTCGAAGGTGTGATCAAGGTGTGGCAGCGGCACGTCCACGTAGACCTGGGCGACTGCGCCGAATGCAGGCCGAGCGGTCGTGGGCATACTGCCCGGATCAAGCAGGCTCGGCTGTTCGACGTTCACAGCAACAGATCCCATCACGAACAGGTGACATCGTGCAGACTCGCCGAGAGCAGCGCCGTCCCACCTGCCGTCGGCATCGCAGGCGACTCAGGAAAGGCCGGCGAGTGCCGAACGCAACGCCTCGACCCGGTCCGTGCGCTCCCAGGTGAACTCCGGCAGCTCGCGGCCGAAGTGGCCGTACGTGGACGTGAGCGCGTAGATCGGGCGCAGCAGGTCGAGTTCCGCAACGATCGCACCCGGGCGGAGGTCGAACACCTCGCTGATCGCACGCGAGATCTGCTCGTTCGGAACGGTCTCAGTACCGAAGGTCTCCACGTACACGGCAATCGGGTGTGCCCTGCCGATCGCATAGGAGACCTGCACTTCGCACCGGCGAGCCAGACCCGCCGCCACCACATTCTTCGCCACCCACCGCATCGCATAACTCGCGGAGCGGTCGACTTTCGAGGGGTCCTTCCCGCTGAACGCCCCGCCACCGTGCCGGGACATGCCACCGTAGGTGTCCACGATGATCTTGCGCCCGGTCAGGCCCGCATCACCCATCGGCCCCCCGATCACGAAGGTGCCGGTGGGGTTCACGAGCAGGGTGTAGCCGGAGACGTCGATGCTCAGCTCCTCGGCCACGCGCGCCAACTCGTGCGCCACCACGTGCTCACGGATCGCCGGCTCAAGATCCTCCGCCAACCGCACGTCCGCTTCATGCTGGGTGGAGACCACCACCGTGTCCACGGCCACCGGCCGATCGCCGTCGTAGGCGATGGTGACCTGGGTCTTACCGTCCGGGCGCAGCCCTTGCACGATCCCCTGCTTGCGCACGTCGGCGAGGCGGGCGCTGAGCCG
Protein-coding sequences here:
- the metK gene encoding methionine adenosyltransferase, which gives rise to MRLFTSESVTEGHPDKVADRISDSILDAMIAADPQSRVAVETLVTTGLVHVAGEVTTESYVEIPRLVRDVVSAIGYTSSEVGFDGHSCGISLSIGQQSPDIAQGVDKSWELRHQGGEAGVAQTYDEQGAGDQGLMFGYATDETRELMPLPILLAHRLSARLADVRKQGIVQGLRPDGKTQVTIAYDGDRPVAVDTVVVSTQHEADVRLAEDLEPAIREHVVAHELARVAEELSIDVSGYTLLVNPTGTFVIGGPMGDAGLTGRKIIVDTYGGMSRHGGGAFSGKDPSKVDRSASYAMRWVAKNVVAAGLARRCEVQVSYAIGRAHPIAVYVETFGTETVPNEQISRAISEVFDLRPGAIVAELDLLRPIYALTSTYGHFGRELPEFTWERTDRVEALRSALAGLS